A single region of the Raphanus sativus cultivar WK10039 chromosome 1, ASM80110v3, whole genome shotgun sequence genome encodes:
- the LOC108850911 gene encoding probable cytokinin riboside 5'-monophosphate phosphoribohydrolase LOGL10, whose translation MEVSLLGSSRSFRLYPKTQTPKLSSSSTERDSGCLKMRVGKPVRSLKCRSISEDFVERSSPLEVKKELETCFDLIHRLGRGILYLGSARILPNHSHYLQSQELSREAANLLDCTTWSGAGPGLMDAVTKGALEADKPVGGIKIEKEAGEWTASKVHPYLPPQDYHTCRFFSARKHGLVDAVVRNNVSDKTAVIALPGGIGTLDEMFEILALIQLKRIGSVLPVPFIVMNYDSFYSKLFEFIESCEDLGTVYKGEVSALWKVCNSNSEALTYLAEFYELPPYGSTKPETQLRETACG comes from the exons ATGGAGGTTTCGCTGTTGGGTTCCTCACGGAGTTTCCGGCTATACCCCAAGACACAGACACCGAAACTCTCAAGCTCTTCGACAGAAAGAGACTCAGGTTGTCTGAAAATGAGAGTTGGTAAGCCAGTTAGATCCCTCAAGTGCAGGTCTATCTCTGAGGACTTCGTTGAGAGAAGTAGCCCACTTGAG GTTAAGAAAGAGCTAGAGACTTGCTTCGACCTCATACATAGGCTCGGGAGAGGGATCCTCTACTTAGGTTCCGCCAGGATCCTACCAAACCATTCACATTATCTTCAATCACAAGAGTTGAGCAGAGAA GCAGCGAATCTGTTGGACTGTACTACATGGTCTGGAGCTGGACCAGGACTCATGGATGCTGTCACTAAAGGTGCTTTGGAAGCTGATAAACCCGTCGGCGGCATCAAAATAGAgaaagaagctggtgaatggacCGCTTCCAAGGTCCATCCTTATCTCCCTCCTCAAGACTATCACACTTGCAG GTTTTTCTCTGCGAGAAAGCATGGACTGGTGGACGCAGTGGTTAGAAACAATGTTTCCGACAAGACAGCGGTGATTGCATTGCCAGGAGGCATTGGCACGCTTGATGAGATGTTCGAGATTTTGGCATTGATTCAGCTCAAAAGGATTGGTTCCGTGTTGCCGGTTCCATTCATTGTGATGAACTATGATTCTTTCTACTCAAAGCTGTTTGAGTTCATTGAGAGTTGCGAAGACTTGGGAACTGTTTATAAAGGAGAAGTCTCTGCCTTGTGGAAGGTATGCAACAGCAACTCTGAAGCTTTGACGTACTTGGCTGAGTTCTA